Proteins from a single region of Theobroma cacao cultivar B97-61/B2 chromosome 10, Criollo_cocoa_genome_V2, whole genome shotgun sequence:
- the LOC18587329 gene encoding receptor-like protein 12 gives MAWFAWLYQMLCILLFSLKLQAILSASLPSSTHIDEGAALLQFKSTFSLNNMSSSGCGLVGIKSYPKTNSWKNGTDCCSWDGVTCDSATGYVIGLDLSCSWLLGSITSNSSLFLLRNLQMLNLAHNDFKASTVSSEFGNFASLMHLNLSSSSFSGNVPSSTSHLSSLVSLDLSNNFFQMTIEEPTFRKLVQNLTEIREIFLDQIIFGSFELGSLMNVSSSLTSLSLNYCELQGKFPEYVFHLPNLRLLSLHRNPELIGYIPKSNWTGPSEFLSLWDTSFSGELPDSIGNLESLKHLNFALCNFSGRVPRSLGNLSKLIHLDFAANSFSGHIPSSLINLTDLTFLRLSTNQLVGSIPNMAALFHRILYIDLSYNSLNGTLPSWLFSLSSLQYLYLHNNQLIGRIHEFQQTSLIEVDMRNNKFQGSIPSSISRLVNLTELDLSSNNLSGNLELDMFSELKNLLFLDLSHNSLSLSFNNNDSPILPVSLEFLFLSSCKVDEFPKFLKVLTNLQQLDLSHNGIQGHLPKWAWDMGKDSLSYLNLSHNLLTSLEEIPWRHIEVMDFRSNLIEGNLPVFPLSTVFFSISNNNLNGQISSQICNVSFLEVLDLSHNNLSGTIPECLGSFNASLSVLNLKMNNFSGTIPSRFAEDCGLKNININSNRLEGTLPRSMVNCRNIEVLDLGNNMMNDTFPHWLGNLSELQVLVLRSNKLHGSIRGCETENCFSNLRILDLSNNDFSGSLPSKYVENLKSMTKIGEGQSPYLEFVSDIGNQYGYSYDYSVSVVMKGHDRELVKILKIFKSIDLSNNKFRGEVPISIGKLVSLKGQNLSHNSFSGHIPWTMGNLNALEWLDLSSNKLVGKIPKQLVDLTSLSSLNLSDNQLVGPIPQGKQFNTFENGSFEGNLGLCGFPLSKDCKEDEVGQPVPSSVDDSESENGFSWMVVLLGYGCGFLFGAMGHLVIRRG, from the coding sequence atggctTGGTTTGCATGGTTGTATCAAATGCTGTGCATTCTCTTGTTTTCCCTAAAACTTCAAGCTATTTTGTCAGCCTCTTTACCTTCATCAACACATATAGATGAAGGTGCTGCTTTACTACAATTTAAGAGCACCTTTTCTCTTAACAATATGTCTTCTTCTGGTTGTGGTCTTGTTGGTATTAAATCCTATCCGAAGACAAACTCTTGGAAGAATGGTACAGATTGTTGCTCATGGGATGGGGTTACTTGTGACAGTGCCACAGGTTATGTGATAGGCTTGGACCTAAGCTGCAGCTGGCTTCTTGGCAGCATCACTTCGAATAGCAGCCTTTTCCTCCTTCGAAACTTGCAGATGCTGAACCTTGCCCATAATGATTTTAAAGCCTCCACGGTTTCTTCtgaatttggtaattttgctaGTTTGATGCATCTTAACCTCTCCTCTTCATCGTTTTCTGGGAATGTTCCATCTAGTACTTCTCACCTGTCTAGCTTGGTTTCACTTGACCTCTCTAACAATTTTTTCCAAATGACAATTGAAGAACCTACTTTCAGAAAACTTGTTCAGAATCTAACTGAAATTAGAGAAATCTTTCTAGATCAAATTATCTTTGGGTCATTTGAACTTGGTTCCTTGATGAACGTGTCTTCTTCTTTGACATCTCTAAGTCTTAACTATTGTGAGTTGCAAGGAAAATTCCCAGAATACGTTTTTCACCTACCTAATCTCAGGTTGCTTAGTTTGCACAGAAACCCAGAACTCATTGGTTATATTCCAAAATCCAATTGGACTGGACCCTCAGAGTTTTTGAGCCTTTGGGACACATCTTTCTCTGGAGAGTTGCCTGATTCAATTGGCAATCTGGAATCTTTAAAGCATTTGAATTTTGCCTTGTGTAACTTTTCTGGGAGAGTGCCAAGATCATTGGGAAACCTCTCGAAACTTATTCATCTAGATTTCGCAGCTAATAGTTTTAGTGGCCATATCCCATCCTCACTCATAAACTTGACAGATCTTACATTTCTTCGGCTTTCAACTAATCAACTAGTTGGTTCTATTCCTAATATGGCAGCTTTGTTTCATAGAATACTTTATATAGACTTGTCTTATAACTCACTTAATGGAACATTGCCATCTTGGTTGTTTTCCCTATCATCATTACAGTACTTGTATCTCCATAATAACCAACTCATTGGTCGTATCCATGAGTTTCAGCAAACATCATTGATAGAAGTAGATATGAGAAACAACAAATTCCAAGGTTCGATTCCCAGCTCCATATCCAGACTGGTGAACCTCACTGAACTCGATTTGTCATCCAATAACTTGAGTGGCAATTTAGAGTTAGACATGTTCTCAGAGCTCAaaaatcttctttttctaGACCTTTCACACAATAGTTTATCCTTGTCCTTTAACAACAATGACAGTCCTATATTGCCTGTTAGCCTcgagtttttgtttttgtcatCTTGCAAAGTAGATGagtttccaaaatttttaaaagttttaaccAATTTGCAACAGTTAGACCTTTCTCATAATGGTATTCAAGGACATCTGCCCAAATGGGCATGGGACATGGGGAAGGATTCATTGTCTTATCTAAATCTTTCTCACAACTTGTTGACATCTTTAGAGGAAATTCCTTGGAGACATATTGAAGTTATGGACTTCCGATCCAACTTGATTGAAGGAAATCTTCCAGTTTTTCCTCTCTCAACAGTTTTCTTTTCAATCTCAAACAACAACTTGAACGGGCAGATCTCTTCTCAAATTTGCAATGTAAGTTTCCTTGAGGTGCTCGACTTGTCTCACAACAATTTGAGCGGAACCATCCCAGAATGCCTCGGAAGCTTTAATGCAAGTCTTTCAGTATTAAATCTAAAGATGAATAATTTTTCCGGAACCATTCCTTCGAGATTTGCAGAGGATTGTGGATTGAAAAATATCAACATCAATTCAAATCGACTAGAAGGAACATTGCCACGATCTATGGTGAATTGCAGAAACATTGAAGTTCTTGATCTTGGAAACAATATGATGAACGATACATTTCCTCATTGGTTAGGAAATCTCTCAGAATTACAAGTTCTCGTCTTACGTTCAAATAAGTTGCATGGTTCCATACGTGGTTGCGAGACCGAGAACTGTTTTTCCAACTTACGAATCTTAGACCTGTCCAACAATGATTTTAGCGGTTCTCTACCAAGCAAGTACGTTGAAAATCTGAAGTCAATGACAAAGATTGGGGAAGGCCAAAGTCCTTATTTGGAATTCGTGAGTGATATTGGGAATCAGTATGGTTACTCCTATGATTATTCTGTAAGTGTGGTAATGAAAGGACACGATAGGGAACTcgtaaaaattttgaaaatattcaaGAGCATTGATCTCTCAAATAACAAGTTTCGAGGAGAAGTTCCAATATCCATAGGAAAACTTGTTTCACTTAAAGGACAAAACTTGTCTCACAACAGCTTCTCTGGTCATATCCCTTGGACGATGGGAAACCTGAATGCTCTTGAGTGGTTAGACCTCTCCTCAAATAAGCTGGTTGGGAAGATTCCAAAGCAATTGGTAGACTTGACATCACTTTCTTCCCTGAACCTTTCCGACAACCAACTTGTTGGACCCATACCTCAAGGTAAACAATTCAAtacatttgaaaatggttcATTCGAAGGAAACTTGGGGTTATGTGGATTTCCATTGTCCAAAGATTGCAAAGAAGACGAGGTAGGGCAACCAGTACCATCATCTGTAGATGACTCAGAATCCGAAAATGGATTTAGCTGGATGGTTGTTTTATTGGGTTATGGATGTGGATTTCTTTTTGGAGCCATGGGACATCTTGTAATTCGAAGGGGCTAA